In Helicobacter ibis, a genomic segment contains:
- a CDS encoding replication initiation protein, producing MRKTYKRQKTIVVDTRNPVVEYHNDFSDVIFDNFNEIDFDIFFALCSVLKNKYNKLVLISFRDILNLIDTSSFENGKSSLRVNKKRFYENLVFFATKLSSLKFESNLIYEDGYRYFKVSSFFEEISVDERLEVLAIKVSNSGAFFINNIIEYYTKFELKEFCSLRGKYSKNLYRLLKQFNNLGECYIDFNKFRRLMGVSSNLRNCDFDRRILNPAITMLNQNNHKNEPYFKNLLRYCVE from the coding sequence GTTGTTGAATATCACAATGATTTTAGTGATGTTATCTTTGATAATTTTAATGAGATTGATTTTGATATTTTCTTTGCATTATGTTCTGTATTGAAAAACAAATACAACAAGTTGGTTTTAATTTCTTTTAGAGATATTTTAAATTTAATTGACACTTCAAGCTTTGAAAATGGAAAATCTTCATTAAGAGTAAATAAAAAAAGATTCTATGAAAACTTAGTGTTTTTTGCCACCAAATTAAGTTCTTTGAAGTTTGAATCTAATTTAATTTATGAAGATGGTTATCGATATTTTAAGGTTTCTTCTTTCTTTGAGGAAATATCAGTTGATGAGCGTTTGGAAGTTTTGGCTATTAAAGTTAGCAATAGTGGAGCTTTTTTTATTAATAACATTATTGAATACTATACTAAATTTGAATTAAAGGAATTTTGCAGTCTAAGAGGTAAATATTCTAAGAATCTTTATAGGTTATTGAAGCAATTTAATAATCTAGGTGAGTGTTATATTGATTTTAATAAATTTAGAAGACTTATGGGAGTTTCTAGCAATTTAAGGAATTGTGATTTCGATAGGAGAATTTTAAATCCAGCAATAACGATGTTGAATCAAAACAATCACAAAAATGAGCCTTATTTTAAAAATTTATTGCGGTATTGCGTTGAATAG